Proteins from a genomic interval of Afifella aestuarii:
- a CDS encoding mannose-1-phosphate guanylyltransferase/mannose-6-phosphate isomerase: protein MGAIVPLILCGGSGTRLWPASRVSAPKQFINFLGKRSTFQETIHRVSAPDIFAPPVIVTAARYRHMVAEQLAALGLTATILLEPEGRDSGPAVAAGAHFIAGQDPQAVVMMLAADHMVEDVASFQAAAQEAVASAQHGHIVTFGVRPDHAATGYGYIRPDGAGETSAIRAVAAFIEKPDAAAAQDYVAAGYLWNSGNLVFRADQLLAEYARFDPETVTAAAEAVAGARCEFGFLRLEETSFARTTPASIDVAVLEKTKTIRVLPVSMGWRDIGSWEALWSLTEKDGDGNAARGEALFVEAQDNYVLGDSLVAIVGLSGLAVVQTRDATLVTDRSKAEALKPLVAMLKESSRPQIEEPAYVYRPWGSYQAIDRGERFQVKRIEVKPGGRLSLQRHFHRAEHWIVVRGTALVTIGDTEKLLYENESTFIPIGAVHRLENPGKIPLELIEVQSGAYLAEDDVVRLDDDYDRLRDSDWERRAYATEPVRGSSNGGAGGTPKSATSHPQPRRHL, encoded by the coding sequence ATGGGGGCAATCGTTCCGCTCATTTTGTGCGGAGGATCAGGCACGCGCCTTTGGCCGGCCTCGCGCGTATCCGCGCCAAAGCAATTCATCAACTTCCTGGGCAAACGCTCGACCTTCCAAGAAACGATCCATCGCGTCAGCGCGCCGGATATTTTCGCGCCGCCCGTGATCGTCACGGCCGCCCGCTATCGCCACATGGTGGCAGAGCAATTGGCGGCACTCGGCTTGACCGCCACCATTCTCCTCGAACCTGAAGGCCGGGATTCCGGGCCGGCGGTCGCGGCCGGAGCCCATTTCATCGCCGGGCAAGACCCCCAGGCGGTCGTCATGATGCTCGCCGCCGACCACATGGTGGAGGATGTGGCAAGCTTCCAGGCGGCCGCGCAGGAGGCCGTCGCCAGCGCGCAGCACGGCCATATCGTGACCTTCGGCGTGCGTCCCGACCATGCCGCCACCGGCTATGGCTATATCCGGCCCGATGGCGCCGGTGAGACGTCGGCCATACGTGCCGTCGCCGCCTTCATCGAAAAACCCGACGCTGCGGCGGCGCAGGATTATGTCGCTGCCGGCTATCTCTGGAACTCCGGCAACCTCGTCTTTCGCGCCGATCAGCTCCTTGCCGAATACGCCCGCTTCGATCCCGAGACGGTCACAGCCGCCGCCGAAGCCGTGGCCGGCGCGAGATGCGAATTCGGCTTCCTGCGGCTCGAGGAAACGAGTTTCGCCCGCACGACGCCCGCCTCCATCGATGTCGCCGTCTTGGAGAAAACGAAGACCATACGCGTTCTTCCCGTCTCCATGGGCTGGCGCGATATCGGCTCCTGGGAGGCGCTCTGGTCGCTCACCGAAAAGGACGGGGACGGCAATGCGGCGCGGGGCGAGGCGCTCTTCGTCGAGGCGCAGGACAATTACGTCCTCGGCGACAGCCTCGTCGCCATCGTCGGCCTTTCGGGTCTCGCGGTCGTTCAGACACGGGATGCGACCCTCGTCACAGATCGATCGAAAGCCGAGGCGCTCAAACCTCTCGTTGCCATGCTCAAGGAAAGCAGTCGGCCGCAGATCGAAGAGCCGGCCTATGTCTATCGCCCCTGGGGAAGCTATCAGGCGATCGATCGCGGTGAGCGTTTCCAGGTCAAGCGCATCGAGGTGAAGCCCGGCGGCCGGCTCTCTTTGCAACGGCATTTTCACCGCGCCGAGCACTGGATTGTGGTTCGCGGCACGGCGCTCGTCACGATCGGGGACACCGAAAAGCTCCTCTACGAGAACGAATCGACGTTCATCCCGATTGGTGCCGTGCACCGCCTCGAAAACCCCGGAAAGATCCCGCTCGAGCTCATCGAGGTGCAATCGGGCGCCTATCTCGCCGAAGACGACGTCGTGCGGCTCGACGACGATTACGACCGGCTTCGCGACAGCGACTGGGAGCGCCGCGCCTACGCCACCGAACCGGTCAGAGGCTCCAGTAATGGAGGTGCGGGGGGCACTCCGAAAAGCGCGACTTCACATCCACAACCACGCCGCCATCTCTGA
- a CDS encoding GGDEF domain-containing protein, with protein sequence MTAETMLISRSDGEEAILPQLLDLVYGALPSITLILIGFAVAGTIAAMDTGDQILGAITIFGFVVGLARIAICLHYRRWRRSASRLVGDWRRWEHAYMAGGWVFSACLGALAARTLIFQNHMADVLVMTLTMAYFTGIVVRVVRPQIAIAQLLLVLLPVIAMSLTLGGSSYIALAFIEVMFAVGAIQLIVYNSQTMVARLQAERSLSLLARHDHLTKLPNRAYFEEKMATAICEAGARGEGFALIVLDLDGFKPVNDTFGHVIGDQLLCASAERIRTALPLEAFAARIGGDEFAVIMPVGMGGAEAFARGKAILAAVAQPFALGHEDIRIGASAGLATFVSGELGAKQLYTMADQALYQAKRQGRANICVYAESSFVAQRAA encoded by the coding sequence ATGACGGCAGAGACAATGCTCATATCGCGGAGCGATGGAGAGGAGGCGATCCTCCCCCAGCTGCTCGATCTCGTTTACGGCGCCTTGCCTTCCATCACCCTCATTCTGATCGGGTTCGCCGTTGCCGGAACGATCGCCGCGATGGACACGGGCGACCAGATCCTCGGTGCCATCACGATCTTCGGGTTTGTCGTCGGTCTGGCACGTATCGCCATTTGCCTGCATTACCGGCGCTGGCGCCGAAGCGCTTCGCGCCTTGTCGGCGACTGGCGCCGCTGGGAGCACGCCTATATGGCGGGCGGCTGGGTATTTTCCGCCTGTCTCGGGGCCCTGGCGGCGCGCACCCTCATCTTCCAGAACCACATGGCCGATGTCCTCGTAATGACGCTTACGATGGCCTATTTCACCGGCATCGTCGTGCGTGTCGTGCGGCCGCAGATCGCCATCGCGCAGCTCCTTCTCGTGCTGCTGCCGGTCATTGCCATGTCGCTGACGCTCGGCGGCTCGAGTTACATCGCCCTCGCCTTCATCGAGGTCATGTTTGCGGTCGGCGCCATACAGCTCATCGTCTACAATTCGCAGACCATGGTCGCGCGCCTTCAGGCGGAGCGCTCCTTGAGCCTGCTCGCACGCCACGATCATCTCACGAAGCTGCCGAACCGTGCCTATTTCGAAGAGAAAATGGCGACGGCGATCTGCGAGGCCGGCGCCCGGGGTGAAGGCTTCGCGCTCATCGTCCTCGACCTCGACGGTTTCAAGCCGGTCAACGACACGTTCGGCCACGTCATCGGCGATCAGCTTCTTTGCGCCTCGGCGGAGCGTATCCGCACGGCCCTGCCATTGGAGGCTTTCGCCGCGCGGATCGGCGGCGACGAATTCGCCGTCATCATGCCGGTCGGCATGGGGGGCGCTGAAGCCTTCGCGCGCGGCAAAGCGATCCTCGCGGCCGTCGCACAGCCTTTCGCCCTCGGACACGAGGATATCCGCATCGGCGCGAGCGCCGGACTTGCGACCTTCGTCTCCGGCGAGCTCGGCGCAAAGCAGCTCTACACCATGGCGGATCAGGCCCTCTACCAGGCGAAACGTCAGGGACGCGCCAATATCTGCGTCTACGCGGAGAGCTCCTTCGTCGCACAGCGCGCCGCCTGA